In Helianthus annuus cultivar XRQ/B chromosome 3, HanXRQr2.0-SUNRISE, whole genome shotgun sequence, a single window of DNA contains:
- the LOC110931091 gene encoding calcium homeostasis endoplasmic reticulum protein: MDRQGHDYAAAAAAAMAFAQQQQQAANIQQQQQQPPPYAFHPQHQQFLPSVHGPPFLPPHPPMQQFPRHPLIQAPQIHQHPHPAPHLHLLHQQPPPSFPPHIPPPFHGLNDAPPPPAPPPSDPEQQKCIDKLVEYAVKNGPEFEAMIREKQKDNPAYSFLFGGDGHGYYRYKLWLATRPPGGMFNQPPFPSPSVNMLHTPNPMVYNSPHLPPGPGGHQIPQHSYPPYYDQQQHQHSQPFDGHGRPEFDQSSRTFKGLSGPLPADVAAEMNNVLNSLTGTKESIKGAKMWFMQRSPFAPALAEALRDRVFSLDDPERQLHIIYLANDILFDSLQRRVNPHEIDNEALAFRHVLGSMLARIYHNPLNKDENQSRLQKIVQFWASKEVYDPDTIRALENEMLNGPLNKIESSTIPGQNAVHWQPDKQDHHDKQVPPVLPPSIPPGGYGGTVQLPNQPHVLPPPAGTEKLSPYPLFPPGLIPGMVRKMQIGSGVPYSPMSPLDIPTVIPPSTIPPSEILEKVSKFFKEIGEVNPSEGPMRAGNSNSDDEEEYEREPVVRKGGACIPPPPNLQVDPETGTFADGSVEKKPGSSSSGRLGLGATANPNEIGQYDDVYSSYRKQRSTNYHSSMSARAATR; this comes from the exons ATGGATCGACAGGGTCATGATTATGCTGCGGCTGCTGCCGCCGCCATGGCATTTgcacaacaacagcaacaagctGCCAATatccagcagcagcaacagcagccaccgCCTTACGCTTTTCACCCACAACATCAGCAGTTCCTACCTTCAGTTCATGGCCCTCCTTTTCTACCACCGCATCCTCCTATGCAACAATTTCCCCGCCATCCCCTCATACAAGCGCCACAAATCCACCAGCACCCTCACCCTGCACCCCATCTTCACCTTCTTCACCAGCAACCGCCGCCATCTTTTCCGCCACATATTCCGCCTCCGTTCCATGGCCTAAATGATGCACCTCCACCACCTGCTCCCCCACCATCTGACCCTGAACAACAAAAATGCATTGATAAACTTGTTGAGTATGCTGTTAAAAACGGTCCTGAGTTTGAAGCTATGATCCGCGAAAAACAGAAAGATAATCCCGCTTATAGTTTCTTGTTCGGCGGTGACGGTCACGGTTATTACCGCTACAAACTTTGGTTAGCTACCCGCCCGCCTGGTGGCATGTTCAACCAACCGCCTTTTCCGTCACCATCTGTTAACATGTTGCATACTCCGAATCCTATGGTTTACAATTCCCCACACTTACCTCCTGGTCCCGGTGGACATCAAATACCGCAACATTCTTATCCACCGTATTATGATCAACAACAGCATCAACATTCGCAGCCTTTTGATGGTCATGGTCGGCCAGAGTTTGATCAGTCTTCTAGAACTTTCAAAGGTCTCTCTGGCCCGCTTCCTGCTGACGTGGCGGCAGAAATGAATAATGTGCTCAACAGTCTCACAGGCACAAAAGAGTCGATTAAAGGTGCCAAAATGTGGTTCATGCAGAGATCTCCATTTGCACCGGCTCTAGCAGAGGCACTTAGAGATAGAGTGTTTTCACTAGATGACCCTGAAAGACAGCTGCATATTATTTACCTTGCTAATGACATCCTATTTGACAG CTTGCAAAGACGTGTAAATCCTCATGAGATTGATAACGAGGCACTTGCGTTTAGGCATGTTTTAGGTTCCATGCTTGCAAGAATTTACCACAATCCTTTAAATAAGGATGAAAATCAATCACGATTGCAGAAAATTGTCCAATTTTGGGCATCAAAAGAAGTTTATGATCCCGACACAATTCGCGCACTTGAGAATGAGATGCTGAATGGCCCGTTAAATAAGATCGAGTCATCTACCATCCCAG GACAAAATGCGGTGCATTGGCAGCCTGATAAACAAGATCACCATGATAAACAAGTGCCACCTGTGTTACCACCATCAATCCCACCTGGCGGTTACGGTGGGACTGTTCAACTGCCGAATCAACCTCATGTTCTGCCACCGCCAGCTGGCACTGAGAAGTTATCGCCATACCCTTTGTTCCCACCTGGTTTGATTCCGGGAATGGTTAGAAAGATGCAGATTGGTAGTGGAGTACCGTACTCTCCGATGAGCCCGTTAGATATTCCAACCGTTATACCGCCATCCACTATACCCCCATCGGAAATACTAGAGAAAGTGTCAAAGTTCTTTAAGGAAATTGGTGAAGTGAACCCGTCTGAAGGGCCCATGCGTGCTGGTAACAGtaacagtgatgatgaagaagagtatGAAAGAGAGCCCGTGGTTCGTAAAGGTGGTGCTTGTATACCTCCACCACCTAACCTACAGGTTGACCCGGAGACTGGGACCTTTGCGGATGGAAGTGTGGAGAAGAaacccggatcaagtagttcggGTCGGCTGGGGCTTGGGGCAACGGCTAACCCGAATGAAATCGGGCAGTACGATGATGTTTACAGTTCGTATAGGAAACAGAGAAGCACGAATTACCATTCCTCCATGAGCGCTAGAGCTGCTACTAGGTGA
- the LOC110931090 gene encoding restin homolog isoform X1 yields the protein MATNGDDNNLQVTPISSKPSPSPNPSPISGADSSSKSPSPQDFILSVASKIASQPLQYSDPDVWAVLTAISTKARQRRQGINMLLTSDEHLIGRTVADTRFQILSNQISQQHCKIYRKKIATEDAEGQSRLYNCGFLKDTSTNGTYLNWEKLNKNSPESKLHHGDIISFAAPPQHEVSYAFVFREVLKPTLGADSLPLKRKADEFGSETKRLKGIGIGASDGPISLDDFRKLQRSNTELRKQLEDQVATINQLQNEHRAATELHEVEKKNLEESISKTYVDELKEIRDLFEAKQKELVEVNKINSEQKHAMVDLNERLNASIQSCTEANEIVRSQNASIAELKALLDEEREQRKEDREKAVENLTASIQRVKAEAQEELKRVSDASLRRENEQQEIINKLQESEKERCSLVETLRTKLEDTRQKLVGSDNKVRQLESQLSQEQRVSSTTNKRVQELEQETSRLRKELESEKQAAREEAWAKVSALELEINAAMRDLEYEKRRLKAARERIMLRETQLRAFYSTTEEISSLFAKQQEQLKAMQRTLEDEENYENISVDINPNTDNTNQIDSHHQNKEAIGSQCSGGMKVADSTTSTKKRRGNQAETSSDEASVTEKHECDARNQETCEETQEAEFPSFDPSGKGAFGSDIDGGNAAAIETEQVMETETQNIDLNKLAGDTMVIDDEEERVNNTNGGENLNQSKDPIEEDTEAGDTIRTTDLLASEVAGSWACDTAPSCHGENDSPGSGGGTRAGGGSGGGGVVLHDSASVAAESQTGVVRNPEHEKLTKMIEIVEPEMKGQFGGTIESDSEKDVASNSDTEDCTGDDGGESDEEIEGHRNLSKNDRKVDETMDEDDDDDEATQQDSG from the exons ATGGCTACCAATGGTGACGACAACAATCTCCAAGTAACCCCTATATCTTCTAAACCTAGCCCTAGCCCTAACCCTAGCCCCATCTCCGGTGCTGATTCATCATCCAAATCTCCCAGCCCTCAAGATTTCATCCTATCCGTTGCTTCTAAAATCGCATCTCAACCATTACAGTACTCTGATCCCGATGTTTGGGCCGTACTCACTGCCATCTCCACTAAAGCCCGCCAACGCCGTCAG GGAATAAATATGCTTTTGACTAGTGATGAACATCTCATCGGCCGAACTGTAGCTGACACGCGGTTTCAGATTTTGTCGAATCAAATTAGTCAACAGCATTGCAAAATATATAGGAAGAAGATTGCTACAGAAGATGCGGAGGGTCAATCCAGACTTTATAATTGCGGCTTTTTGAAAGACACCAG CACGAATGGAACGTATCTCAATTGGGAAAAGTTGAATAAAAATAGTCCTGAGTCGAAACTACATCATGGGGACATCATATCGTTTGCAGCACCTCCTCAACATG AAGTTTCTTATGCGTTTGTGTTTCGAGAAGTTCTTAAACCTACTTTAGGGGCAGATAGCCTCCCTCTAAAAAGAAAAGCCG ATGAGTTTGGCTCCGAAACCAAGAGGCTAAAAGGAATTGGTATTGGTGCTTCTGACGGTCCTATTTCCCTTGATGACTTCCGGAAACTTCAACGATCAAACACg GAATTAAGGAAGCAATTGGAAGATCAAGTTGCAACCATTAACCAATTACAGAATGAACACCGTGCAGCCACTGAGCTTCATGAAGTT GAAAAGAAAAACCTAGAGGAGTCCATTTCAAAAACTTATGTAGATGAACTCAAGGAGATACGTGATCTGTTTGAAGCAAAGCAGAAAGAATTAGTTGAAGTTAATAAAATAAATTCTGAACAAAAACATGCTATGGTGGACCTTAATGAAAGACTTAATGCATCCATTCAGTCCTGTACCGAAGCAAACGAAATAGTGCGTAGCCAGAACGCATCCATAGCTGAACTCAAGGCTCttctagatgaagagagagaACAGAGAAAAGAGGACAGAGAAAAGGCTGTAGAAAACTTGACAGCCTCAATACAGAGGGTTAAAGCAGAAGCTCAGGAGGAACTAAAACGGGTTTCAGATGCTTCTCTTAGACGAGAAAATGAACAGCAAGAAATTATTAATAAGCTTCAG GAATCGGAGAAAGAGAGGTGCTCATTGGTGGAGACTTTGAGAACCAAACTG GAAGACACTAGGCAGAAACTGGTTGGCTCTGATAATAAGGTCCGGCAGCTTGAATCTCAGCTTTCTCAAGAGCAACGGGTTTCTTCCACTACTAATAAA AGGGTGCAAGAACTTGAGCAAGAAACTAGCAGACTGAGAAAAGAACTGGAGAGTGAAAAG CAGGCAGCTAGGGAAGAAGCATGGGCCAAGGTTTCGGCCCTTGAACTTGAGATCAATGCTGCAATGCGCGACCTTGAATATGAAAAACGCAGGCTAAAAGCTGCCCGCGAAAGAATAATGCTCCG GGAAACTCAGCTGCGAGCATTCTATTCAACTACAGAGGAGATCTCCAGTTTATTTGCAAAGCAGCAGGAACAATTAAAGGCGATGCAGAGAACACTAGAAGACGAAGAGAATTACGAAAACATATCAGTCGATATTAATCCTAATACTGATAACACAAACCAGATAGATTCTCACCACCAAAATAAAGAAGCAATCGGGTCTCAATGCAGCGGCGGCATGAAGGTGGCAGATTCAACCACTTCCACCAAGAAGAGACGCGGAAATCAAGCTGAGACATCAAGTGATGAAGCTAGTGTAACCGAGAAGCATGAATGCGATGCCCGAAACCAAGAAACTTGTGAAGAAACACAAGAAGCAGAGTTCCCCAGCTTTGATCCTAGTGGTAAGGGTGCTTTTGGATCTGATATCGACGGCGGTAATGCGGCTGCAATCGAAACCGAACAAGTTATGGAAACCGAAACCCAAAATATCGACTTGAATAAGTTAGCCGGTGATACAATGGTAATCGACGATGAAGAAGAAAGGGTTAATAATACCAATGGCGGTGAGAATCTTAACCAATCTAAGGACCCGATTGAAGAAGATACAGAAGCAGGAGACACTATTAGAACAACCGACCTTTTGGCTTCTGAAGTTGCTGGGAGTTGGGCTTGTGATACCGCTCCATCATGTCACGGAGAGAATGATTCTCCGGGAAGTGGGGGTGGCACTCGTGCCGGCGGCGGCAGTGGCGGTGGCGGTGTGGTATTGCATGATTCCGCTAGTGTGGCGGCCGAGAGCCAGACTGGTGTTGTAAGGAATCCTGAGCATGAAAAGCTTACTAAGATGATAGAGATTGTTGAACCGGAAATGAAGGGCCAGTTTGGTGGTACTATAGAGAGTGATAGTGAGAAAGATGTTGCGTCTAACTCAGACACAGAGGATTGCACCGGGGATGATGGTGGCGAATCTGATGAGGAGATTGAGGGTCATCGTAATCTGTCAAAAAATGATCGTAAAGTGGATGAAAcaatggatgaagatgatgatgacgatgaagcAACCCAGCAAGATTCTGGGTAA
- the LOC110931090 gene encoding myosin-11 isoform X2 has translation MATNGDDNNLQVTPISSKPSPSPNPSPISGADSSSKSPSPQDFILSVASKIASQPLQYSDPDVWAVLTAISTKARQRRQGINMLLTSDEHLIGRTVADTRFQILSNQISQQHCKIYRKKIATEDAEGQSRLYNCGFLKDTSTNGTYLNWEKLNKNSPESKLHHGDIISFAAPPQHEVSYAFVFREVLKPTLGADSLPLKRKADEFGSETKRLKGIGIGASDGPISLDDFRKLQRSNTELRKQLEDQVATINQLQNEHRAATELHEVEKKNLEESISKTYVDELKEIRDLFEAKQKELVEVNKINSEQKHAMVDLNERLNASIQSCTEANEIVRSQNASIAELKALLDEEREQRKEDREKAVENLTASIQRVKAEAQEELKRVSDASLRRENEQQEIINKLQESEKERCSLVETLRTKLEDTRQKLVGSDNKVRQLESQLSQEQRVSSTTNKRVQELEQETSRLRKELESEKAAREEAWAKVSALELEINAAMRDLEYEKRRLKAARERIMLRETQLRAFYSTTEEISSLFAKQQEQLKAMQRTLEDEENYENISVDINPNTDNTNQIDSHHQNKEAIGSQCSGGMKVADSTTSTKKRRGNQAETSSDEASVTEKHECDARNQETCEETQEAEFPSFDPSGKGAFGSDIDGGNAAAIETEQVMETETQNIDLNKLAGDTMVIDDEEERVNNTNGGENLNQSKDPIEEDTEAGDTIRTTDLLASEVAGSWACDTAPSCHGENDSPGSGGGTRAGGGSGGGGVVLHDSASVAAESQTGVVRNPEHEKLTKMIEIVEPEMKGQFGGTIESDSEKDVASNSDTEDCTGDDGGESDEEIEGHRNLSKNDRKVDETMDEDDDDDEATQQDSG, from the exons ATGGCTACCAATGGTGACGACAACAATCTCCAAGTAACCCCTATATCTTCTAAACCTAGCCCTAGCCCTAACCCTAGCCCCATCTCCGGTGCTGATTCATCATCCAAATCTCCCAGCCCTCAAGATTTCATCCTATCCGTTGCTTCTAAAATCGCATCTCAACCATTACAGTACTCTGATCCCGATGTTTGGGCCGTACTCACTGCCATCTCCACTAAAGCCCGCCAACGCCGTCAG GGAATAAATATGCTTTTGACTAGTGATGAACATCTCATCGGCCGAACTGTAGCTGACACGCGGTTTCAGATTTTGTCGAATCAAATTAGTCAACAGCATTGCAAAATATATAGGAAGAAGATTGCTACAGAAGATGCGGAGGGTCAATCCAGACTTTATAATTGCGGCTTTTTGAAAGACACCAG CACGAATGGAACGTATCTCAATTGGGAAAAGTTGAATAAAAATAGTCCTGAGTCGAAACTACATCATGGGGACATCATATCGTTTGCAGCACCTCCTCAACATG AAGTTTCTTATGCGTTTGTGTTTCGAGAAGTTCTTAAACCTACTTTAGGGGCAGATAGCCTCCCTCTAAAAAGAAAAGCCG ATGAGTTTGGCTCCGAAACCAAGAGGCTAAAAGGAATTGGTATTGGTGCTTCTGACGGTCCTATTTCCCTTGATGACTTCCGGAAACTTCAACGATCAAACACg GAATTAAGGAAGCAATTGGAAGATCAAGTTGCAACCATTAACCAATTACAGAATGAACACCGTGCAGCCACTGAGCTTCATGAAGTT GAAAAGAAAAACCTAGAGGAGTCCATTTCAAAAACTTATGTAGATGAACTCAAGGAGATACGTGATCTGTTTGAAGCAAAGCAGAAAGAATTAGTTGAAGTTAATAAAATAAATTCTGAACAAAAACATGCTATGGTGGACCTTAATGAAAGACTTAATGCATCCATTCAGTCCTGTACCGAAGCAAACGAAATAGTGCGTAGCCAGAACGCATCCATAGCTGAACTCAAGGCTCttctagatgaagagagagaACAGAGAAAAGAGGACAGAGAAAAGGCTGTAGAAAACTTGACAGCCTCAATACAGAGGGTTAAAGCAGAAGCTCAGGAGGAACTAAAACGGGTTTCAGATGCTTCTCTTAGACGAGAAAATGAACAGCAAGAAATTATTAATAAGCTTCAG GAATCGGAGAAAGAGAGGTGCTCATTGGTGGAGACTTTGAGAACCAAACTG GAAGACACTAGGCAGAAACTGGTTGGCTCTGATAATAAGGTCCGGCAGCTTGAATCTCAGCTTTCTCAAGAGCAACGGGTTTCTTCCACTACTAATAAA AGGGTGCAAGAACTTGAGCAAGAAACTAGCAGACTGAGAAAAGAACTGGAGAGTGAAAAG GCAGCTAGGGAAGAAGCATGGGCCAAGGTTTCGGCCCTTGAACTTGAGATCAATGCTGCAATGCGCGACCTTGAATATGAAAAACGCAGGCTAAAAGCTGCCCGCGAAAGAATAATGCTCCG GGAAACTCAGCTGCGAGCATTCTATTCAACTACAGAGGAGATCTCCAGTTTATTTGCAAAGCAGCAGGAACAATTAAAGGCGATGCAGAGAACACTAGAAGACGAAGAGAATTACGAAAACATATCAGTCGATATTAATCCTAATACTGATAACACAAACCAGATAGATTCTCACCACCAAAATAAAGAAGCAATCGGGTCTCAATGCAGCGGCGGCATGAAGGTGGCAGATTCAACCACTTCCACCAAGAAGAGACGCGGAAATCAAGCTGAGACATCAAGTGATGAAGCTAGTGTAACCGAGAAGCATGAATGCGATGCCCGAAACCAAGAAACTTGTGAAGAAACACAAGAAGCAGAGTTCCCCAGCTTTGATCCTAGTGGTAAGGGTGCTTTTGGATCTGATATCGACGGCGGTAATGCGGCTGCAATCGAAACCGAACAAGTTATGGAAACCGAAACCCAAAATATCGACTTGAATAAGTTAGCCGGTGATACAATGGTAATCGACGATGAAGAAGAAAGGGTTAATAATACCAATGGCGGTGAGAATCTTAACCAATCTAAGGACCCGATTGAAGAAGATACAGAAGCAGGAGACACTATTAGAACAACCGACCTTTTGGCTTCTGAAGTTGCTGGGAGTTGGGCTTGTGATACCGCTCCATCATGTCACGGAGAGAATGATTCTCCGGGAAGTGGGGGTGGCACTCGTGCCGGCGGCGGCAGTGGCGGTGGCGGTGTGGTATTGCATGATTCCGCTAGTGTGGCGGCCGAGAGCCAGACTGGTGTTGTAAGGAATCCTGAGCATGAAAAGCTTACTAAGATGATAGAGATTGTTGAACCGGAAATGAAGGGCCAGTTTGGTGGTACTATAGAGAGTGATAGTGAGAAAGATGTTGCGTCTAACTCAGACACAGAGGATTGCACCGGGGATGATGGTGGCGAATCTGATGAGGAGATTGAGGGTCATCGTAATCTGTCAAAAAATGATCGTAAAGTGGATGAAAcaatggatgaagatgatgatgacgatgaagcAACCCAGCAAGATTCTGGGTAA